One genomic segment of Sorex araneus isolate mSorAra2 chromosome X, mSorAra2.pri, whole genome shotgun sequence includes these proteins:
- the TMEM214 gene encoding transmembrane protein 214, which yields MSELRFILRALRERLGKEKTKQSKGHQVASTVARARRAAGHHGPGAGEGERLQVPGCLAADVRRATAGAETWQRAARRPGSGEAGSGGAEGRAMAAKAAGGGRWEVVKKGRRPGPGGGRRGGGGDRRALGEANGVWKYDLTPPIQTSSTLYERGFEKLMKRQNKEQVPPPAVEPKKMGNKPAKKAAPVAKPGPQQGRFRSLEEALKALDMAALQKELDQSQHVFSGNPSVWLKDLASYLNYKLQAPPSEPTLSQHTHDYPYSLVSRELRAVIRGLLSRAAGSLELFFDHCLFTMLQELDKTPGESLHGYRICIQAVLQDKPKIVTANLGKFLELLSSHQSRPAKCLTIMWAVGQAGFTSLPEGLRVWLGVMLPVLGIKSLSPFAIAYLDRLLLMHPNLTKGFGMIGPKDLFPLLDFAYMPNNSLTPSLQEQLCQLYPRLKVLAFGAKPEATLHTYFPSFLSRATPSCPAEMKRELVNSLTECLTVDPHSTSVWRQLYPKHLSQSSVLLEHLLGSWEQIPKKTQKSLQETAQAFKLTNQELLRKGGGNPDVGPCEAACKGLLQQARGLRLPWTRLLLLALVLVVGFLCHDFHSHSSFQASLSGRLLHSSGVLPAGQWACAQLYASSLHGYSWIEETLPAWGSRLLTVARPGLQLAWDHTNATVSFLSAHCAAPLAWLGDSLHSLWQRAQLPAVLARLAQGLWELLLLLHEHVLLPCWRLLLDALTRAQEHCHEACRGEVTWACVRTQLREAVLWTWLRLQDVTVTFLDWALASVSQQ from the exons ATGAGCGAGCTTCGTTTCATCCTTCGAGCCCTACGAGAAAGGCtcggaaaggaaaaaacaaaacagtccaAGGGCCACCAAGTCGCCAGCACCGTGGCCCGCGCGCGGCGGGCTGCTGGACATCACGGCCCGGGCGCGGGCGAGGGCGAAAGACTACAAGTCCCAGGCTGCCTTGCGGCCGACGTCAGGCGCGCGACGGCCGGCGCGGAGACGTGGCAGCGCGCAGCGCGACGGCCCGGGAGCGGCGAGGCCGGGAGCGGCGGGGCCGAGGGGCGAGCCATGGCGGCCaaggcggcgggcggggggcgctgggAGGTGGTGAAGAAGGGCCGGAGGCCGGGGCCCGGCGGCGGCCGTCGGGGAGGCGGAGGAGACCGCCGCGCCCTCGGGGAGGCCAACGGAGTGTGGAAGTACGACCTGACCC CGCCCATCCAGACCTCCAGCACCCTCTATGAGCGGGGCTTCGAGAAACTCATGAAGCGGCAGAACAAGGAGCAGGTCCCCCCGCCTGCGGTGGAGCCCAAGAAGATGGGGAACAAGCCAGCCAAGAAGGCAGCCCCCGTCGCCAAGCCCGGTCCGCAGCAGGGCCGTTTCCGCAGCCTGGAGGAGGCCCTGAAGGCT CTGGACATGGCCGCCCTGCAGAAGGAGCTGGACCAGAGCCAGCACGTGTTCTCCGGGAACCCGTCCGTGTGGCTCAAGGACCTGGCCAGCTACCTCAACTACAAGCTGCAGGCGCCGCCGAGCGAGCCCACCCTGAGCCAGCACACGCACG ATTACCCCTACAGCCTGGTGAGCCGGGAGCTGCGGGCCGTCATTCGGGGGCTGCTGAGCCGGGCCGCGGGCTCGCTGGAGCTCTTCTTCGACCACTGCCTCTTCACCATGCTGCAGGAGCTGGACAAGACGCCAG GGGAGTCGCTGCATGGCTACCGCATCTGCATCCAGGCCGTGCTGCAGGACAAACCCAAGATTGTGACGGCCAACCTGGGCAAG ttcCTGGAGCTGCTGAGTTCCCACCAGAGCCGACCAGCCAAGTGTCTGACCATTATGTGGGCCGTGGGGCAGGCCGGATTCACCAGCCTCCCCGAGGGCCTGAGAG TGTGGCTGGGCGTCATGCTGCCCGTGCTGGGCATCAAGTCCCTGTCCCCGTTCGCCATCGCCTACCTGGATCGGCTGCTTCT GATGCACCCCAACCTCACCAAGGGCTTTGGCATGATTGGCCCCAAGGACTTGTTTCCTCTCCTGGACTTCGCCTATATGCCCAACAACTCGCTGACGCCCAG CCTGCAGGAGCAGCTGTGCCAGCTCTACCCACGGCTGAAGGTGCTGGCGTTCGGGGCGAAGCCGGAAGCCACCCTGCACACCTActtcccctccttcctgtccAGAGCCACCCCCAGCTGCCCCGCCGAGATGAAGAGAGAG CTCGTGAACAGTCTGACCGAGTGCCTGACGGTGGACCCCCACAGCACCAGCGTCTGGAGGCAGCTGTACCCCAAGCACCTGTCACAGTCCAG CGTGCTGCTGGAGCACCTGCTCGGGTCCTGGGAGCAGATCCCCAAGAAG ACGCAGAAGTCTCTGCAGGAGACGGCGCAGGCCTTCAAGCTCACCAACCAGGAGCTGCTCAGGAAGGGCGGCGGGAACCCCGACGTGGGGCCCTGCGAGGCGGCCTGCAAG GGGCTGCTGCAGCAGGCGCGGGGCCTCCGGCTGCCCTGGACCCGGCTCCTCCTGCTGGCACTCGTCCTTGTCGTGGGTTTCCTGTGCCATGACTTCCACTCACACAGCTCCTTCCAGG CCTCCCTCTCCGGCCGCCTCCTGCACTCCTCCGGCGTCCTGCCTGCTGGCCAGTGGGCTTGTGCACAGCTCTACGCCTCCAGCCTGCACGGCTACAG CTGGATTGAGGAAACGCTGCCGGCCTGGGGCTCCAGGCTGCTGACCGTGGCAAGGCCCGGCTTGCAGCTGGCCTGGGACCACACCAATGCCACCGTCAGCTTCCTGTCTGCGCACTGTGCCGCCCCGCTGGCCTGGCTGGGCGACAGCCTGCACAGCCTCTGGCAGAGG GCGCAGCTGCCTGCCGTCCTGGCACGACTCGCGCAGGGTCTgtgggagctgctgctgctgctgcatgaGCACGTGCTGCTGCCCTGCTGGCGGCTCCTGCTGGACGCGCTGACCCGCGCGCAGGAGCACTGCCACGAGGCGTGCAG AGGTGAGGTGACCTGGGCCTGCGTGAGGACGCAGCTCCGCGAGGCCGTGCTCTGGACCTGGCTCCGCCTGCAGGACGTCACCGTGACCTTCTTGGACTGGGCACTGGCCTCGGTATCCCAGCAGTAA
- the MAPRE3 gene encoding microtubule-associated protein RP/EB family member 3 isoform X1: MAVNVYSTSVTSENLSRHDMLAWVNDSLHLNYTKIEQLCSGAAYCQFMDMLFPGCVHLRKVKFQAKLEHEYIHNFKVLQAAFKKMGVDKIIPVEKLVKGKFQDNFEFIQWFKKFFDANYDGKDYNPLLARQGQDAAPPPNPVPQRTSPTGPKNMQTSGRLSNVAPPCILRKNPPSARNGGHETDTQILELNQQLLDLKLTVDGLEKERDFYFSKLRDIELICQEHESENSPVISGIIGILYATEEGFAPPEDDEIEEPQQEDQDEY; this comes from the exons ATGGCCGTCAATGTGTACTCCACATCCGTGACCAGTGAGAACCTGAGTCGCCATGACATGCTCGCGTGGGTCAACGACTCGCTGCACCTCAACTACACCAAGATAGAACAGCTCTGCTCAG gTGCCGCCTACTGCCAGTTCATGGACATGCTGTTCCCCGGCTGCGTGCACTTGAGGAAGGTGAAGTTCCAGGCGAAGCTGGAGCACGAGTATATCCACAACTTCAAGGTGTTGCAGGCAGCGTTCAAGAAGATGGGTGTCGACAAA ATAATCCCTGTAGAGAAATTAGTGAAAGGAAAATTCCAAGATAATTTTGAGTTTATTCAGTGGTTTAAGAAATTTTTTGACGCAAACTATGATGGAAAGGATTACAACCCGCTGCTGGCACGGCAGGGGCAGGACGCAGCGCCGCCTCCTAACCCAG TTCCCCAGAGGACGTCCCCCACAGGCCCCAAAAACATGCAGACCTCCGGCCGGCTGAGCAACGTGGCCCCCCCATGTATCCTCCGGAAGAACCCCCCGTCGGCACGGAATGGGGGCCACGAGACCGACACCCAGATCCTGGAACTCAACCAGCAG CTCTTAGACTTGAAGCTGACCGTCGACGGGCTGGAGAAGGAGCGCGACTTCTACTTCAGCAAGCTTCGTGACATCGAGCTCATCTGCCAGGAACACGAGAGCGAGAACAGCCCGGTCATCTCAGGCATCATCGGCATCCTCTACGCCACGGAG GAAGGATTTGCACCCCCGGAGGACGATGAGATCGAGGAACCCCAACAGGAAGACCAGGACGAGTACTGA
- the MAPRE3 gene encoding microtubule-associated protein RP/EB family member 3 isoform X2, with the protein MAVNVYSTSVTSENLSRHDMLAWVNDSLHLNYTKIEQLCSGAAYCQFMDMLFPGCVHLRKVKFQAKLEHEYIHNFKVLQAAFKKMGVDKIIPVEKLVKGKFQDNFEFIQWFKKFFDANYDGKDYNPLLARQGQDAAPPPNPGDQIFNKSRKLIGTAVPQRTSPTGPKNMQTSGRLSNVAPPCILRKNPPSARNGGHETDTQILELNQQLLDLKLTVDGLEKERDFYFSKLRDIELICQEHESENSPVISGIIGILYATEEGFAPPEDDEIEEPQQEDQDEY; encoded by the exons ATGGCCGTCAATGTGTACTCCACATCCGTGACCAGTGAGAACCTGAGTCGCCATGACATGCTCGCGTGGGTCAACGACTCGCTGCACCTCAACTACACCAAGATAGAACAGCTCTGCTCAG gTGCCGCCTACTGCCAGTTCATGGACATGCTGTTCCCCGGCTGCGTGCACTTGAGGAAGGTGAAGTTCCAGGCGAAGCTGGAGCACGAGTATATCCACAACTTCAAGGTGTTGCAGGCAGCGTTCAAGAAGATGGGTGTCGACAAA ATAATCCCTGTAGAGAAATTAGTGAAAGGAAAATTCCAAGATAATTTTGAGTTTATTCAGTGGTTTAAGAAATTTTTTGACGCAAACTATGATGGAAAGGATTACAACCCGCTGCTGGCACGGCAGGGGCAGGACGCAGCGCCGCCTCCTAACCCAGGTGATCAGATCTTCAACAAATCCAGGAAGCTCATTGGCACAGCAG TTCCCCAGAGGACGTCCCCCACAGGCCCCAAAAACATGCAGACCTCCGGCCGGCTGAGCAACGTGGCCCCCCCATGTATCCTCCGGAAGAACCCCCCGTCGGCACGGAATGGGGGCCACGAGACCGACACCCAGATCCTGGAACTCAACCAGCAG CTCTTAGACTTGAAGCTGACCGTCGACGGGCTGGAGAAGGAGCGCGACTTCTACTTCAGCAAGCTTCGTGACATCGAGCTCATCTGCCAGGAACACGAGAGCGAGAACAGCCCGGTCATCTCAGGCATCATCGGCATCCTCTACGCCACGGAG GAAGGATTTGCACCCCCGGAGGACGATGAGATCGAGGAACCCCAACAGGAAGACCAGGACGAGTACTGA